In a single window of the Jaculus jaculus isolate mJacJac1 chromosome 9, mJacJac1.mat.Y.cur, whole genome shotgun sequence genome:
- the LOC101597388 gene encoding peptidyl-prolyl cis-trans isomerase NIMA-interacting 4-like, with translation MPPKGKSNSGKGGLEGGVSGSNSTDKAARGPKVISNAIKVRHSLCEKHGKIMEAMIKSGMRFSEVATHYTEDKARQGGNLGWMTRGSMVGPFQEVAFVLPISGMDKPVFTDPPLKTKFGYHITMVEGRK, from the coding sequence ATGCCACCCAAAGGGAAAAGTAACTCTGGAAAGGGGGGTTTAGAGGGTGGAGTATCTGGGAGTAACAGCACTGACAAGGCGGCTCGGGGCCCAAAAGTTATTAGCAATGCAATAAAAGTCAGACATAGTCTATGTGAAAAACATGGCAAAATCATGGAGGCCATGATAAAGTCTGGAATGAGATTCAGTGAAGTGGCCACACACTATACTGAAGATAAAGCCAGGCAGGGGGGCAACTTGGGTTGGATGACCAGAGGGTCCATGGTGGGACCATTTCAAGAAGTAGCATTTGTCTTGCCTATAAGTGGGATGGATAAGCCTGTGTTTACAGATCCACCACTTAAGACAAAATTTGGATATCATATTACTATGGTTgaagggagaaaataa